The region GTTAGAAAGAAGAGTTAGCGTGCATTTACTCATGCTCAACTTTATTTCAAACAGGAAGGCATAGCAGTGGGAAGGACTTTTGCTGCTTTAAAAAACTACCAGGTTGACGGTAACAAGGAAATGATGGCAATTGGATTTATGAATGTAATTGGCTCCGCCACTTCCTGTTATGTTACAACAGGTCCTAACATTTACTCTATTAGGCTTTCTTTTCTGCCATGCTGTTAAGTGCCTGAAACATATATAAGACACGCATATATAGTATTCTTAACAAAACTTTGAATTTCAGGCGCTTTCTCTCGGTCCGCCGTCAATCACAACGCAGGAGCCAAAACAGCAGTTTCTAACGTTGTAATGTCAGTGACAGTTATGGTGACACTCCTCTTCCTAATGCCTCTATTCCAATACACACCAAATGTTGTGTTGGGTGCCATCATAGTAACAGCAGTAATTGGCCTCATAGACTTCCCAGCTGCCTGCCAGATATGGAAGATCgacaaatttgattttgtagtgATGCTGTGCGCATTCTTTGGTGTTATTTTTATCTCTGTACAGGACGGTCTTGCCATTGCGGTGAGTTTTCAGCTTTTAGATAATGTTACTGGAACTAAACCTGTATAGGCTTGAAAAGGTAAACAGGAAAGACTTGTTAATCAGGATTTAACTTTTAAGCCGTTTCTATGCATTAAGCGAAAGCCTTTGTTCCTTCCATGTTTATTCACGATACAAAACAACCATGATGCTGTTGATGAACAGGTAGCAATATCAATTTTCAAGATCCTTCTTCTAGTTACAAGGCCAAAGACTCTGATTTTGGGAAACATACCTGGGACGGATATATTCCGTAATCTTCATCATTACAAGGATGCTACGAGGATCCCTGGTTTCCTCATTTTAAGCATTGAAGCTCCAATCAACTTTGCTAATACAACCTACCTCAAAGAAAGGTTTGTTTGTGCATTCAGTAGCTCATAAAGCGTACCTGCACTTCCCATCACGACTCTAATAATtctccttttattattttttctttttttgagggtgacttttctttaaatatgtaATAGGATTCTGAGATGGATAAATGAATATGAAACCGAAGAAGACATAAAGAAACAGTCAAGCATTCATTTTCTGATCCTAGACCTGTCAGGTAAGTTCACTGCTACCATTTTGTAGAAATTAACAAGTTCTCTAGAAACAGAAAATCTTGGTTTCTTCCTTGTTCTTCTTTCCAACTATAAGCTTTATAGATAATTAAAAGTTACAACTTGCGCATTTGAGATGAGGGTAGCCGATTTTTTTAGAGCTTGTATTGGTGGAGTTGATATTAAACCATTTCCTGCTCTGGTTGACTACATTAACTCATTAAATCATAATTGCAATGAAGCATGGCAGATTATCCACcatgtaaaaaaatcataatagaaATACTCTCTGTACTTGTTTCAGCTGTCAGCGCCATCGACACAAGTGGAGTCTCACTCTTTAAGGATTTAAAGAAAGCAGTGGAGAATAAGGGAGTCCAGGCAAGCGCATGGCATCTaaattgccttttcttttcaattgtcTTGCCTTTTAGTTGCTCCTGCGGATAATACTTTGTTTTATGATTGACATTGCAGCTTGTGTTGGTGAATCCTGTGGGGGAAGTGTTGGAAAAATTACTAAGGGCCGATGATGCCCGTGATATCATGGGGCCTGACACCCTTTATTTGACAGTTGGAGAAGCTGTGGCTGCACTCTCATCAACAATGAAGGGTCAATCATCGAGCAATGTGTGATAATGAGAGAATTGtaactattattttcttattcgacaaagaaaaacatcaatTGTATCAGAAGTGCAAAGATAAGCATTTTGTGTTGAGCAGCTTTAATGTGATTGCATATGCTTGATATAGTATTTCTTAGGCATCTTATATGCTAATGTGTCTTACACTGCAGTGATGCTTCCAAAGTTCAAGCATCCATAGCCTGCAGGCATTATCTTGAGCTCAAGTTTTGAAAACATTTGACACTGCATTCATGCACCAGCTTGATCAAGCGAGAGTTTGCCAGAAACTAGGCAAACTAGCACATGTATCATAATGAGGCTGGAAAAAGGATTACAGCTCAGTACATGCTTTCAATTGAATTCTACGGAAGAATTGGTtccaaaaaattcataaaaaagggTTCTACTAAAGGACAATTCCCATCCCCTCTACTATCAATCTTAAAAATGCTATCTTCTCAACGTTAATGTCTTCTTATTTTCCAACAGTGAGGATTGACTTTAAAGTCTTGCTCACTCCCAGATTTCTCCCTGTTCTTCTTTTTCTGACAGAACatgtctttcttctttttgtcaaAGCAGCATGCTAGTTGCTTATTTTATAGCATATATAGAGACCATACATACAATACGCCATTGTTTCTCCAAGGTACCCAGGCTATTATACAGGATTAATTCTTCGAGATCCTATCAGGCATTAAAACGTAGATTTCTTTTAACAAAGTTTGTTGTATCCACAGGTGCTCGACCATTTGCTTAGCAACCAACAAcagctaaaataatttatttttaaagaaaaaattcccATCATCTACACCTAATTGGTGCAGTGCATTggaaaaacgaaaagaaaagagagactAACTcctgttgtgtgtgtgtgtgtgtgtgtaaaaagaGAGACCCGTGAAGGGATTAACTCCTATTGGCAGGATGATGGTAACATGAAGAAATAGATAGACACGTGAAGGGATTAACATCCTCCCAATAGGGAGTTAATCCCTTCACGCGTCTctgttgttatatatatatatatatatatatatatagtgtttgttattaaaataataattgttttttaaagtgtttttttaataaatatattaaaataatattttttaaataaatttattttttatattaatacatcaaaatgatataaaaataaaaaaaataattaattaaaaaatatatatttttacaaaaacaaggCGGgtcagatatttttattttctataaaaaaattatatatacaagttttttcaacacatttttgtaattttaaaaatttaaatttaaataaaaatctctatgaatgtaattaaataaattgagaactatgtgtgtaaataaataaataaaaagttattaatgatatctaaaaataaaacttgaaaaatcaagagagatgtgtagatcaagatattaaATCTCGAAAGACAAGAAATTTATCCGGTTGTGTTtggtaaatttatttattaaaataattcttttatttaagcAAACGATATTAGAAatagaaatacaaattaatttgattgaataaaataaaagaggagaaAAGCAGCATGCAAGAATGCAcatgttagaaatattatctaaaaacatttttttattttcaaaaata is a window of Populus nigra chromosome 10, ddPopNigr1.1, whole genome shotgun sequence DNA encoding:
- the LOC133704704 gene encoding probable sulfate transporter 3.3 isoform X2, giving the protein MEPNASNNMQPDNCLEITPMEVHKVVPPPHRSTIQKLKSRLKETFFPDDPLLQFKRQPLGKKWILAAQYVFPILQWGPNYSFKLFKSDIVSGLTIASLAIPQGISYAKLASLPPIVGLYSSFVPPLVYAVLGSSRDLAVGPVSIASLILGSMLRQEVSPINDPLLFLQLAFSSTFFAGLFQASLGLLRLGFIIDFLSKAILIGFMAGAAVIVSLQQLKSLLGITHFTKKMGLVPVLSSAFHNINEWSWQTILMGFCFLVFLLLARHVIGKLQEGLNPPSWNMLHFHGSNLGLVIKTGLVTGIISLTEGIAVGRTFAALKNYQVDGNKEMMAIGFMNVIGSATSCYVTTGAFSRSAVNHNAGAKTAVSNVVMSVTVMVTLLFLMPLFQYTPNVVLGAIIVTAVIGLIDFPAACQIWKIDKFDFVVMLCAFFGVIFISVQDGLAIAVAISIFKILLLVTRPKTLILGNIPGTDIFRNLHHYKDATRIPGFLILSIEAPINFANTTYLKERILRWINEYETEEDIKKQSSIHFLILDLSAVSAIDTSGVSLFKDLKKAVENKGVQLVLVNPVGEVLEKLLRADDARDIMGPDTLYLTVGEAVAALSSTMKGQSSSNV